The following nucleotide sequence is from Microbulbifer sp. A4B17.
AATCGTCGTGTCATCGATAACCTGCACGAAGTCTTCGGTAAAGTAGCGGTCGGTGACCTTGGAATCAGCGTTCGGATCACATACCGCTTTGGCCATCTCATCCAGAAACGCTTCGGCCTGTTCACTATTCATTTTTCGATTCCTCTCCGTTCGCGTCCGATTGTGGTCGAACGCATGGACAGACACCTACCACTGTCTAACGCTAAGGTTGACCGAGCTGTCATGCAGCTTAAGAAATTTAACAAACTAGGCGGAGCCTATCCCGCGAGTTTGATTATAGCGGCTTTGGGCCAATGCTCTGTGATGCGCAAGTGGGTCAGCTTAAACCTTTGGTATCCGGGTGGCAGTAAAGAGGACCGCAATTTGACACTTATGTATGATGTTCAAATCAGACTGGTGTGCTGAGCCAGATGATGCATCCTCAATCGCCTGGCGCCAAAAGGCGACTGGCAATCGAAGCATGCAAACTTATGTAAGAACTCAGTCATAGTGTATAGCCTGTGGTGGAGGGGTGGGCCATACAATGAACCATTGATCTTGACTTCAAGTATCCTCATTCACTAATTTTTGAATATAAATATTCGTCGAAGTATTGGCCATTTTTACATGACGCTTTTCGAAGAGTACCTTCATACAAATAGCCATTTTTCTCTAGGACTCTAATAGATGCACCATTTATGGAAACTACAGAAACAAATAACCGGACGATATCTGTATATTTAAAAAGCATATCCGTAAAGACTCGAACTGCCTCAGTAGCAATTCCATTGTTCCAGAACTTCCTTCCAATCCAGTAACCCAGCTCAGCGCCGCAGCTATATTCAAATTCACCTACCCTAGCCGATATACATCCTACAAGCTCTCCATTGTACTCGATCGCTTTTATTAGGCTTGAATTCTCACTATTTTCAACCCACCAACGAGCATCACTCTCTGTATAGGGTTGAGGTATAGCATCTGTTATATATTGCGTTACCTCATTATCATTAAGGTACAACATTAGTGAATCAATATCAGACTTATCAAACTGTCTTAGCTTAAGCATTTTTTAGAAACTCTACCGTAGAGACTCATGAACGACAGCAAATTAAGAAGGTGATCCTATGTGAAGGACCGTATTATATCCTTGTCAATCGTAAGTATCGGGCGTTTACGAGTAATGTCATTCTCTCATTATAAATGAGATCCGAGACCCAGGGATGAACCTAGGTTTTTTCACACATCTATCCTAGTATTCAACAATTATTTCATGCGTAACAAGGGAATTGAAATCTTTAGAATAACGTTGAAGCATATGTCTTATGTGCAAACCGTAATCCTTAATCCCTCTGATTCCAACCTTATGGCCAACAATTTTTTTGCTAGTGGGTGTAAAGTCGAAGTGTCTATTTCTTTAAGCCTACGTTTTCCTAAGCGCTTATCTAGTGTTGCTAGGGATTGAATCAATGGATTTTCGGAGTTTATAGCTTCATCAACTTTGAGAGTATGAACGAATTCCCAGCAGGCTTGATAGGCATCTTGTCGAGATAACTCTCCATACTCCACCTCACCATAGGATAGTTTCTGCTTTTCACTTACATACTCAGGCACATCGGAATCAGTAACCCAGCGATTATCTTTTCTATAGAAATTACCACTCGCTCTATTCCAAAAGGCCCTTGTACAGAAGTTTGCTATGACCTCCTTATCAAGAGTCAACCAAGCATGTCCACATGAACAGTTTCCATATCTGGTACTGTTGATCGAAATTCGGCCATCCAAAGATGGAGAAAATTTTTCTTCAACTAGAGATTTAAGCTTGCTCCATTTCATTGTGGGGTATTCCTAATTACACATAATTCTATTAGTTCACTGTATTCTGTAAACAATATTCAAAGTTAAAACTACTTATTATACAAAGTAGGGTATAGCCTTGGTAAATCGTCTTCACCCCCTGCCTCGCCAGTCGGATCACCAGCACCTTCACCTTCAGAAGTAAGGTGACCATATGGGAACTCGTCTCCCGTGCCCCTCTCTTAAGCATCATTGGCCATGTGCATGAAGCCCTCGGCTTCGGAGCCTTATATTTTTGGATACCACTAACACTTAAATTAGTAACTATCCTTAGTCCTTCAGCTTATGAGGATCAAAGATTACATCAGATTCTCCGTATACCCCATTTTAGTTTTAAAATTACTTCTCACATGATGAAGCGGGTCAGACATTAAAAAGCTCTATGACAGCAGGGGTAGAGGTTGATTTATTTTCTAATAAAACCTATGAAGTATTAAGTCAAAACCTTTTATTGAAAATTTTGCTCTTTCCATGTCTTCTGTATATTTGCCGAGGTTATTCCCATCAAGATCCCAGACATTTTCTTTAGCTAACCACGTATTTAATTCGTGATCATGACATCTGAACTGGCTTTGTGGGACTACCTTACCGTTTTTCATGGTCGGCCCAAAATTCCTACATTCTGTGCCCCACCTCCACCACTTTATATCTGGCATATTTACCATGCCTTCTCTGAGGGGAACACTAAAAACTGTGATTTCGGATTCATAGTTTTTATAAATTATGTATCTATAGCCCCACTTCCCTCCCCCCTCATAATTTACATCCTGAGTAAGTATTTCACCCGGCTCTAGATCAGCTATATCAATACTAGAAGATTGCTCACCAGCATTTGCTGGAGGCTTAAGAGCGCTGCCAAACATACCAAGTATGAATCCGACTCCAATTAAAGAGACAGTAAGAAGGCTGAACCAAAGTAATTTCTTGAGCTTTTTCATTTGATGTTCACAGAGTATTCAAACTAAGCATATCATATCACTTACTGGCAAATATCAAGAGTTTAAAAGCTGCCTGAATAGTGCGATGTTGTAAGAACTCACCAGATGAATTTAGAATATCTTTTAGGGCTGAAAATGCTCTAGGGCTTAGAACTATATTTCCTAAAGCCCATATAGTAATGTCTGGTATAGATTCTTCTTTACCTGTGTAATTATCACTAGCGTAGAAGTGCGCTTTGGGAGCTACCCATTTATCTAGCCTCGGTTTTGCACGAAATCGCTGACTATAGGATGGCATTTTCTTTGCAAGATCTGAGACATCTAGCGCAAGTGAATAATACTTTTCAAAATCACTATCAACTAAATAACTCATAACTAACGACTCCATTTTGAAAGTGTATTATCTATGAGGTACAAACGTGCAAGAATCAGCCTGATTTTATTTATCGCATTCTATACATATCTGATACTTCTAGTTTCATACTATTCTAATAATGATATTTTTGATAATTGGGTCTCATATCGAGCTTGCCAAGCTATTAAGTCCCTAGACTCACTTGTCGTGTCCATCGACAATTTAGCCATAGTTAAAACCACCTTACCGAGAAGACTGATGGAATACGACCACGGTAGACGTGTCACTCCCCATGTTTGGGAGCTCTCCCCACTAGACCTTTGCATTCAACAATATGAGAATCGTTGTAAGAATTACCACTATCGTAAGCTGAAAGTGGCGGGTGAAACCGAAGAGCAGCGGAAGGAGCGCTTGGCTGGTCTCAAGGTGGAAATGGAACAATTAAAGCGTGAACGTCGAACCATCATGACAATGGTTTCGGTTCAGAGTCAGCTTCAGCAGTACCGAGACGAGTTTCGGGGTATAGAGGACGATGAAGAGCGTATAGAAGCCTATGAGCAGGAGAGGCACCACCCTACTGAAGTTCTTGAAACAAACCTACGTCTAGTTGGTAGGGCCAAGCCTAGTAAAGAGTACACAGCTCACCATATTGTTGAAGGGAAAGGCAAGCTACCTGCTACCGCCGATGTCCGACTGACACTTTTCATGCACGATGTTAGGATAAATGATCCTGATAACGGTGTGTGGATGCCGCGCTCAAGCGAGCAGAACGGTCATTGGGCAATGCCTAAAGCAACTCCTCATAGTAAGATCCACACGCACAATTATGAGCGTTGGGTTTACGGCCAAATCAA
It contains:
- a CDS encoding GNAT family N-acetyltransferase: MLKLRQFDKSDIDSLMLYLNDNEVTQYITDAIPQPYTESDARWWVENSENSSLIKAIEYNGELVGCISARVGEFEYSCGAELGYWIGRKFWNNGIATEAVRVFTDMLFKYTDIVRLFVSVVSINGASIRVLEKNGYLYEGTLRKASCKNGQYFDEYLYSKISE
- a CDS encoding AHH domain-containing protein, which encodes MEYDHGRRVTPHVWELSPLDLCIQQYENRCKNYHYRKLKVAGETEEQRKERLAGLKVEMEQLKRERRTIMTMVSVQSQLQQYRDEFRGIEDDEERIEAYEQERHHPTEVLETNLRLVGRAKPSKEYTAHHIVEGKGKLPATADVRLTLFMHDVRINDPDNGVWMPRSSEQNGHWAMPKATPHSKIHTHNYERWVYGQINNLNSESEIRAKLTIIRTHLKNGTQPEKVTAPSDKNWNGQ